The following are encoded together in the Acidobacteriota bacterium genome:
- a CDS encoding protein kinase, with protein sequence MDTRGMDTTPVTGFHFDDAPEGAPPGAPSPEASAAAFSAEAPNPVFPEPDPEFPPLPNVRYNGFLAEGGMGRLFRAFHLGLSMPVAVKVLKPEVASPAMLEQFIEEARIAARIRHAHVVRVLDCGISQGRPFIVMEYVEGESSADLVEREGPLPWQRAAHIVRCVARGLSVLHQAQITHCDIKPSNILLGKDGSVVLADFGLARRNLGGEGPLKPRTLLGTLQYMAPEQVRNPGHADVSSDLYSLGASFFHLLSGDTPFTGSILKVLQALMTDQAPPRLESLKPGIPLALCELTHRMIDVNPSHRPASAAAVEQELDQVLARCAAPRAAQRSGAARGGLPRRAVDFAFLGYGSSADPCGDGIPRLYLDVGNSLGPGVIDQHHLLAYMGSTTSLLRQHPEFVRATLNPGAVPPEVYTILVHQQPDLDCVCAAFLAVGLLCDGELPEGAEVLSHYTDRVDAGYSGTIPENPFSLYTAYVYLSHRLSLRAWRCPEDGWSRRLAEGLELVGYALRESLRAGVSLWEVDAFGCPGLFSEVDRKEVRRDRDRYERKLADPECRARMSRLALPALFGSSREIDALMIRRVQGASDPDRCIFFKDWARSDTRRTETGFTFLSVYEPLSPTRGRAILSVKPESGLILRGLGEALDRSESELRRSREGRDPRLDSAPRQGYSNADPWYDGRAHVYTIVDAPREGTVLSADEVEARVLEFSAHSAIGPRAALPGPDQPTAAVTGESVRWYTFLARQWRWEMGEPPGDAVPSVLVWTVPDGEAWARENLVLPLRARLPAAAGPEAVRLFAASEPLGGPLLAELARWIERCRVFLPVLDASFLSREDCLWAFQSALTRDPRGEKGIVRPLFAEGTDLPRWCSELRRGTAIPAASPPALIEGIVQAFGR encoded by the coding sequence ATGGACACCCGGGGAATGGACACCACGCCGGTCACGGGTTTTCACTTCGACGACGCACCGGAGGGCGCACCACCGGGCGCCCCCTCCCCCGAGGCCTCGGCCGCCGCCTTTTCCGCCGAGGCGCCGAACCCGGTTTTCCCCGAACCGGACCCGGAGTTCCCTCCCCTGCCGAACGTCCGCTACAACGGTTTCCTGGCGGAAGGCGGGATGGGGCGGCTTTTCCGGGCTTTCCACCTCGGGCTCTCCATGCCGGTGGCGGTCAAGGTATTAAAGCCCGAGGTGGCCTCCCCCGCCATGCTGGAACAGTTCATCGAGGAGGCCCGCATCGCGGCGAGGATCCGCCACGCTCACGTGGTGCGCGTGCTGGATTGCGGGATCTCCCAGGGGCGGCCTTTCATCGTCATGGAGTATGTCGAGGGGGAGTCGTCCGCGGACCTGGTGGAGCGGGAGGGCCCGCTTCCGTGGCAACGGGCCGCCCACATCGTCCGCTGCGTGGCCCGGGGGCTGTCGGTGCTTCACCAGGCTCAGATCACGCACTGTGACATCAAACCCTCCAACATCCTTCTGGGGAAGGACGGGTCCGTGGTGCTGGCCGACTTCGGCCTCGCCCGCCGGAACCTCGGGGGGGAAGGCCCCCTCAAGCCGCGGACCCTGCTGGGGACGCTGCAATACATGGCCCCGGAGCAGGTCCGCAACCCGGGACACGCCGATGTCTCCTCCGACCTCTATTCCCTGGGGGCGAGTTTTTTCCACCTTCTGTCGGGGGACACGCCCTTCACGGGGTCGATCCTGAAAGTCCTCCAGGCCCTGATGACCGACCAGGCCCCCCCACGGCTGGAGAGCCTGAAACCGGGTATCCCCCTGGCGCTCTGCGAGCTGACCCACCGGATGATCGACGTCAACCCCTCCCACCGCCCCGCCAGCGCGGCGGCCGTCGAACAGGAACTGGACCAGGTCCTCGCCCGGTGCGCCGCCCCCCGGGCCGCCCAGCGCTCCGGGGCCGCCCGGGGAGGCCTTCCGCGCCGTGCCGTCGACTTCGCCTTTCTCGGCTACGGGAGTTCCGCGGACCCTTGCGGGGACGGCATCCCCCGGCTCTACCTGGACGTGGGAAACTCCCTCGGACCGGGGGTGATCGACCAGCACCACCTGCTGGCGTACATGGGGTCCACCACTTCGCTGCTCCGGCAACATCCCGAGTTTGTCCGAGCCACCCTGAACCCCGGGGCCGTTCCGCCGGAGGTCTACACGATCCTGGTGCACCAGCAGCCGGACCTGGACTGCGTCTGCGCCGCCTTCCTGGCTGTCGGCCTCCTGTGCGACGGCGAACTGCCCGAGGGCGCCGAGGTCCTTTCCCACTACACCGACCGGGTGGACGCGGGGTATTCGGGCACGATCCCCGAGAACCCCTTCTCGCTGTACACGGCCTACGTGTACCTGAGCCACCGGTTGAGCCTCCGTGCGTGGCGTTGCCCTGAAGACGGCTGGTCCCGTCGCCTGGCGGAGGGGCTCGAACTGGTGGGGTACGCCCTTCGGGAGTCGCTCCGGGCGGGCGTTTCACTCTGGGAGGTGGACGCCTTCGGCTGCCCGGGGCTCTTCAGCGAAGTCGACCGGAAGGAGGTGCGGCGGGACCGCGACCGCTACGAGCGGAAGCTCGCCGACCCGGAGTGCAGGGCGCGGATGAGCCGACTCGCCCTGCCGGCCCTTTTCGGAAGCTCCCGGGAGATCGACGCGCTGATGATCCGCCGTGTCCAGGGGGCTTCGGACCCCGACCGGTGCATCTTCTTCAAGGACTGGGCGAGGTCCGACACCCGCCGGACCGAGACGGGGTTCACGTTTCTCTCGGTCTACGAGCCCCTCTCCCCGACCCGCGGGCGGGCCATCCTCTCCGTGAAGCCCGAGAGCGGGCTGATCCTCCGGGGGCTCGGGGAGGCCCTGGACCGCTCCGAATCCGAGTTGCGCCGGAGCCGCGAAGGGCGGGACCCGCGGCTGGACAGCGCTCCCCGCCAGGGGTATTCGAACGCGGATCCCTGGTACGACGGGAGGGCCCACGTCTACACCATCGTCGACGCCCCGAGGGAAGGCACCGTCCTGTCGGCGGACGAGGTGGAGGCGCGGGTGCTGGAGTTCTCGGCCCACAGCGCCATCGGCCCCCGGGCCGCCTTACCCGGCCCGGACCAGCCCACCGCCGCCGTCACCGGGGAATCGGTCCGCTGGTACACCTTCCTGGCCCGGCAGTGGCGTTGGGAAATGGGGGAGCCCCCGGGCGACGCCGTCCCGTCCGTTCTCGTCTGGACCGTCCCGGACGGTGAGGCGTGGGCCCGGGAAAACCTGGTTCTGCCGCTCAGGGCGAGGCTCCCCGCGGCAGCGGGCCCCGAGGCCGTCCGGCTGTTCGCCGCGTCGGAGCCGCTGGGCGGGCCCTTGTTGGCGGAATTGGCGCGCTGGATCGAGAGGTGCCGGGTGTTCCTCCCCGTCCTGGACGCGTCCTTTCTTTCCCGGGAGGACTGCCTGTGGGCCTTCCAGAGCGCCCTGACCCGGGACCCGCGCGGCGAGAAGGGGATCGTCCGGCCCCTGTTCGCGGAGGGGACCGACCTTCCCCGGTGGTGTTCGGAGCTTCGCCGGGGGACGGCCATCCCCGCCGCGTCCCCGCCGGCGCTGATCGAGGGGATCGTGCAGGCGTTCGGGCGATAG
- a CDS encoding AAA family ATPase, producing MTRKASAGEIVVLKGVRRSGKSTLLINTIKSLQAGGTPPEEILYVNLEDPRFSGDLRPEFLQEIKDTFLEYLAPRRNPWIFLDEIQNVAGVEK from the coding sequence TTGACCCGGAAAGCGTCCGCCGGGGAAATCGTGGTCCTCAAGGGAGTCCGTCGGAGTGGAAAATCCACCCTCCTGATCAACACGATCAAGTCTCTGCAGGCGGGCGGGACCCCACCCGAGGAGATCCTCTACGTGAACCTCGAGGACCCGCGGTTTTCCGGTGACCTGCGGCCGGAATTCCTCCAGGAGATCAAGGACACCTTTCTGGAATACCTTGCTCCCCGGCGAAACCCCTGGATCTTTCTCGACGAGATCCAGAATGTCGCGGGGGTTGAAAAGTGA